The genomic DNA TCAATCCATCACTACGAGGATAAAATTTCAGCTATCAAAAATGCTAGCAGTATCGCAGTTGGCGGCGGAAATACCTTTATGCTGCTTTACACTCTTTATAAGCTAAATTTGATTGAGCCTATAAAAGAAGCTGTGGCAAATGGTGCAAAATATTTTGGCTGGTCAGCTGGTGCAAATATCGCTGGCAAGACGATGATGACGACAAATGATATGCCTATCATCATGCCAAAGTCCTTTGATAGTCTAAATATCTTTCCTTATCAAATAAACCCGCACTTCATAAGTGGCAAGCTAGCAGGTCATAACGGCGAGAGCAGGGAGGAGAGACTGGAGGAATTTTTGATAGCTAATCCAAAAGAGACTATCTACGCTTTGCCTGAAGGCACGGCTTTACTCATAGAGGGTAGCGAGGCTGAGGTCATAGGACATAGTGAAATTTTAAAATTTGAGTATCAAAAAGAGATAGAAAAAATAGAAGTTGGAACTAAATTTAAAATCTAAGCAAGGAGAGAGGTATGGAAACATTTAAGCTAATTGCTGCCATTCTTGGCATCGCAGCTGTTGTGGCACTTCTTGTCTTAAAAAAAGAGACAAGAACGGTGCTAATAGGTGTTGGTTTGGTACTTTGTTTAATCGCACTAAAACCTATGGGGGCATTAAGTGCTTTTACTGACTATATGACTAAAGCAGGGCTTATAAAAGCGATTTGTGCTAGTATGGGTTTTGCTTTCG from Campylobacter concisus includes the following:
- the pepE gene encoding dipeptidase PepE; the protein is MKNALLISASSYQDTGYLRHCKNWVKEFLGECGKEEILFIPYAGVRRTNDEYEQKVIDRLKNSNIKSIHHYEDKISAIKNASSIAVGGGNTFMLLYTLYKLNLIEPIKEAVANGAKYFGWSAGANIAGKTMMTTNDMPIIMPKSFDSLNIFPYQINPHFISGKLAGHNGESREERLEEFLIANPKETIYALPEGTALLIEGSEAEVIGHSEILKFEYQKEIEKIEVGTKFKI